A window of Phyllobacterium sp. T1293 contains these coding sequences:
- a CDS encoding MBL fold metallo-hydrolase, translating to MGQLQAGIIPVTAFQQNCTILFDSDDKHGVLIDPGGDNQQVLDAIRSNGITIDAIWITHGHVDHAAGAMDMKEALGVNIIGPHKADKFLLDSMEAKALQYGLQGDVRNCTPDRWLEDGDTVSFGSHIFEVLHCPGHAPGHVVFYNRAAKFAHVGDVLFNGSVGRTDLPGGDHETLISSIKNKLFPLGDDIGFICGHGPGGRFGEERRTNPFLT from the coding sequence ATGGGACAATTGCAGGCCGGTATTATCCCCGTTACGGCTTTTCAACAGAACTGCACCATCCTTTTTGACAGCGATGACAAACATGGCGTCCTGATTGATCCGGGCGGTGACAATCAACAGGTGCTCGACGCTATCCGTTCCAACGGCATCACCATTGATGCGATCTGGATTACCCATGGCCATGTGGATCACGCAGCTGGTGCCATGGACATGAAAGAGGCGCTCGGTGTCAATATTATTGGCCCGCATAAAGCGGACAAGTTTCTGCTCGACTCGATGGAAGCCAAGGCCCTGCAATATGGTCTTCAGGGCGATGTGCGCAATTGCACGCCGGATCGCTGGCTTGAGGATGGCGACACGGTTTCGTTTGGCTCGCATATCTTTGAAGTGCTGCACTGTCCGGGACATGCGCCGGGGCATGTGGTTTTTTACAATCGCGCTGCCAAGTTCGCCCATGTGGGTGATGTGTTGTTCAATGGCTCGGTGGGGCGGACGGATTTGCCCGGCGGCGACCATGAGACACTGATCAGCTCCATCAAGAACAAGCTTTTTCCGCTTGGTGACGATATTGGCTTTATTTGCGGGCATGGGCCCGGCGGCCGGTTTGGCGAAGAGCGCCGCACCAATCCATTTCTGACATAA
- a CDS encoding cold-shock protein, with product MAQTGTVKFFNSEKGFGFIKPDDGAADIFVHISAVQASGLTGLADNQKVSFDTEPDRRGKGPKAVNITVSE from the coding sequence ATGGCACAGACCGGTACGGTCAAATTCTTCAACAGTGAAAAAGGCTTTGGCTTTATCAAACCGGATGACGGCGCGGCGGACATTTTCGTCCATATCTCCGCGGTACAGGCATCCGGCCTCACAGGTCTCGCAGATAATCAGAAGGTTTCCTTCGATACCGAGCCTGACCGTCGTGGCAAAGGCCCAAAGGCCGTTAACATCACGGTTTCGGAATAG
- a CDS encoding branched-chain amino acid aminotransferase, giving the protein MASVPFDQLEGYIWMNGEFVRWADAKVHVLTHGLHYASSVFEGERAYSGEIFKLNEHTERLHESAKILGFTVPYSVEELNDACRKLLAMQGFQDAYVRPIAWRGSESMGVSAQNNKINVAIAIWQWPSYFDPAQKLKGIRLDMAEYRRPDPKTAPSKSKAAGLYMICTISKHAAEAKGYADALMLDWRGQVAEATGANVFFVKDGVIHTPKPDCFLDGITRRTVIDLAKRRGYEVVERVIMPEELEGFEQCFLTGTAAEVTSVSEIGPYRFMVGEIAINLMNDYAAEVTPKKAAAE; this is encoded by the coding sequence ATGGCATCCGTACCATTTGATCAGCTTGAAGGTTACATCTGGATGAATGGCGAATTCGTTCGCTGGGCAGATGCTAAGGTTCATGTGCTGACTCATGGCCTGCATTATGCAAGCTCGGTCTTTGAAGGTGAGCGCGCCTATAGCGGCGAAATCTTCAAGCTTAACGAACACACGGAGCGTCTGCACGAATCGGCGAAGATTCTTGGCTTCACTGTCCCATACTCCGTCGAAGAGCTGAATGATGCCTGCCGCAAGCTTCTTGCGATGCAGGGTTTTCAGGATGCCTATGTGCGTCCGATCGCCTGGCGCGGCAGCGAGTCGATGGGTGTTTCGGCGCAGAACAACAAGATCAATGTGGCGATCGCCATCTGGCAGTGGCCGAGCTATTTCGATCCCGCGCAGAAACTCAAGGGCATTCGCCTTGATATGGCCGAATATCGCCGCCCGGACCCAAAGACTGCACCATCGAAGTCAAAGGCCGCAGGTCTTTACATGATCTGCACGATCTCCAAGCACGCGGCTGAAGCCAAGGGCTATGCGGATGCGCTGATGCTCGATTGGCGCGGGCAGGTGGCTGAGGCCACTGGCGCGAACGTATTCTTCGTCAAGGACGGCGTTATTCATACGCCAAAGCCCGATTGCTTCCTCGATGGGATTACGCGCCGCACGGTTATCGATCTGGCCAAGCGTCGCGGCTATGAAGTCGTTGAGCGGGTGATCATGCCGGAAGAGCTTGAAGGTTTTGAACAATGTTTCCTGACCGGCACTGCAGCGGAAGTGACGTCTGTTTCGGAGATTGGGCCTTATCGCTTCATGGTGGGCGAAATCGCCATCAATCTCATGAATGATTACGCCGCCGAAGTAACACCCAAGAAAGCTGCAGCTGAATAA
- a CDS encoding BA14K family protein translates to MFKSMKIAILATAAFATIAVPLASSASADDWGWRDRGYYRHHRGHRGGDALAAGAIGLAAGALIGGALAQPREPDVVYRDYDDRPVYRAAPVRVYREVRPAYYGSAQPWSQSWYRYCADRYRSFNPETGTFRGYDGRDYFCNAN, encoded by the coding sequence ATGTTTAAGAGTATGAAAATTGCCATTCTTGCAACAGCAGCTTTTGCAACGATTGCTGTTCCGCTTGCTTCGTCAGCATCGGCTGATGACTGGGGCTGGCGTGATCGCGGCTACTACCGCCATCATCGTGGCCACCGTGGCGGCGACGCCCTTGCTGCCGGTGCAATCGGCTTGGCAGCCGGTGCGCTGATCGGCGGTGCATTGGCCCAGCCACGCGAACCCGATGTTGTCTATCGCGATTATGATGATCGTCCTGTCTATCGCGCCGCACCGGTTCGCGTTTATCGCGAAGTCCGCCCCGCCTATTATGGCAGCGCGCAGCCATGGTCACAGTCATGGTATCGTTATTGCGCCGACCGTTACCGTTCCTTCAACCCGGAAACCGGCACATTCCGCGGCTATGATGGACGCGACTATTTCTGCAACGCCAACTGA